The Mycobacteriales bacterium genomic interval TTCACGATGGTCCGCTGCTTGTCGGGAATCCCATCGAGGAACTGCTTCACCCGCTCACAATCCGGGAGGCCTACCAGGTCGAAATGCTTGCGCAGGAAGTGCCAGCTGCCGACCCGACGGGGTTCAACGGAGATCGAGCCAGCCCTCAGATCGACGATCAGAACATTGCCGGGATCGGTCTCGTCGTAGTCCGTGGGCTCAGGCGCACCCGAGTACCAGACCCGACCGGTGCCACCGACTGAAGTAGTGGAGTGCCGATCGCCCAGAGCGACGAAATGTATCTTGCCCGCAGAAACCGCAGTCTCGACATCAGCGAGCACGATGAGTGCAGGATCGGTCGGGTTGGGCGACAAACTGTCGGTGGCGCCGTGGCCCACGACCACCCGGAGCATTCCGTCGGCAGGCAGGTCGTTGATGGCACGCGACACGAGGTCGACTAATGGCCGCTTGTTGGGCCAGGGAGCCCCGATGATCGTGACGCCTGGTGCGACCGGTCTCTCGACGCTGGCATCGAGGGTTACGACGTTGGGTGGACGGTTCTCAAGGAAGGTCTTCGAACGGAAAATTGACGCGGCGTCAATGGGGTCGTGGTTGCCCGGAAGCAGGTAGAAGGTGACGTCAGGAGTGGCCTTCATGGCGTCGAGAGCGCGAACCACCACCTGGCGCTCGACCTGGTTGGACTCGAACACATCGCCGCAGACCACAACGAAGGAGCAGTCCTCCTTGAGGGCAAGGGCGCCGATGGCGCCGATGGCCTCAATTCGTGCTGCGGTGAACCGGGCTTGAGCCTCGCCCTCAAGGAAGTGTCGGGTCATCCCGAGTTGCCAGTCGGCGGTGTGCAAGAACCTGGTCACGTAGCGACGGTACAAAAGTGGTGTGACAGTCGCCGTGGGTGGCGAGCAGCCGGGGGGAATCTCACCCCCGGCTCTCCTAGAAACGTACGGTTGCGGTAGGGACCTGTGGGGTGCCAGAGTCGCCGCACGAGCCTCCGACCCGGAGCTTTGCCAGCCGAAGGAGGGCCGCAGTGTCGGGCACGTCCAGCGATCGGCCAGATTCCG includes:
- a CDS encoding DNA repair exonuclease, translating into MTRFLHTADWQLGMTRHFLEGEAQARFTAARIEAIGAIGALALKEDCSFVVVCGDVFESNQVERQVVVRALDAMKATPDVTFYLLPGNHDPIDAASIFRSKTFLENRPPNVVTLDASVERPVAPGVTIIGAPWPNKRPLVDLVSRAINDLPADGMLRVVVGHGATDSLSPNPTDPALIVLADVETAVSAGKIHFVALGDRHSTTSVGGTGRVWYSGAPEPTDYDETDPGNVLIVDLRAGSISVEPRRVGSWHFLRKHFDLVGLPDCERVKQFLDGIPDKQRTIVKLSLVGQLSLADMAQLEVTLELASDLLGALERWERRSDLVVLPDGDDLEGLGLSGFAVDALQDLRELGAGTEDDALEARDALGLLYRLAGVAS